The Drosophila bipectinata strain 14024-0381.07 chromosome 2L, DbipHiC1v2, whole genome shotgun sequence genome has a segment encoding these proteins:
- the LOC138925885 gene encoding uncharacterized protein, which translates to MSTMQADPGLSQSFQALPRLPLPTFSGGYSEWAEFYSIFSTIVVFNPRISIVEKLLRLRSCLRESAFEVVRSLEVSDENYESHVNEILGISLLESGSIAALRSLLDKFNAHMRALKNLGSSNQIASCIIVQVLF; encoded by the exons atgtccaccatgcaggctgacccagggttaagtcaaagttttcaagcgCTGCCTCGTCTGCCGCTCCCTAcattcagcggtggatactcggaatgggctgaattttactcgatcttctctacaatcgtcgtcttcaatcctcgtattagtataGTGGAAAAGCTGCTAAGgctgcgatcttgccttcgggaatCCGCTTTCGAAGTAGTTCGTTcattggaagtctccgacgagaattATGAG TCGCATGTGAACGAGATTTTGGGcatcagtctgttggaaagtggctcaatagcagctcttcgaAGTCTTTtggacaaattcaatgcccatatgcgagccttaaagaatttgggttcGTCAaatcagatcgccagctgcatcatcgtccaggtTCTTTTTTAA